One window of the Dreissena polymorpha isolate Duluth1 chromosome 5, UMN_Dpol_1.0, whole genome shotgun sequence genome contains the following:
- the LOC127880691 gene encoding N-alpha-acetyltransferase 38, NatC auxiliary subunit-like: MKIKMTDGRTLIGLFVCTDKDNNVILGSCENYLKPPGERVKKEEPRILGLAMVPGHHIVSIQVDALRDVKFVTSLSTG; the protein is encoded by the exons ATGAAGATCAAAATGACAGATGGCCGGACATTAATAG GTTTATTTGTATGCACAGATAAAGACAACAATGTTATTCTTGGATCCTGTGAAAACTATTTGAAGCCACCAG GTGAGCGTGTGAAGAAGGAGGAGCCGAGGATCCTTGGACTAGCCATGGTGCCGGGACACCACATAGTCAGCATACAAGTTGATGCACTCAGGGATGTGAAGTTTGTGACATCTCTATCCACAGGATAG